In Daphnia pulicaria isolate SC F1-1A chromosome 9, SC_F0-13Bv2, whole genome shotgun sequence, the genomic stretch ttcactgaCTATTGACAAATTGTCTGTATTGGATAATTGTTTCATGATATAACAGAGCTATAGATTATTGAAGGGCCGATAGGTTGAGAGTAGACGGGATTGCAGATGTGCTGTCGAGACGACGTCCCATCGTCAAACACAAACGCCTCGAACTTGATTCTGACCGAGTCTCGCCTCAACCACATCATCTAAACAATCATTCCGAGTTGTTATTGCATTATTCAAATTCCACCGCACACTGATTTGAAAGCTATTCATACATTAATTATCTCTTTGTCGCCACTATTTGGTATTTTGGTACGGACGATTGACAAGCCAGGAAACCTTTCGAACAAGAAAAACGAGTTTCTCTACTACATTGATTAATAACAGACTATAGGATATAGCTCTTACGTCGCAGTTATGCAGTCATCACGTTTCGACAATACGCCGTCTTGGTAttcttgaatttgaattcgGTTGGTCTTCCTTATTCCTAGGCGGTGGAAGTGCGGTGAGCGATCAGGGCTGTCGGTGACGAGTGAACATCTGATGGAAACCTCGTCCTCTTCGCCCTCCCAATTTTCCAACTGAAATTGATCGTTAGAAATCGACGGTTAATCGATTGgcgtcaaatgtttttttagtaAATTCAATTTTACCTGGACGCGGAtccatcttttttcatcaGCAGGATCGGCGTAGAGAAATCCGCGGCCGTTTTTGACTTCGCTCTCGTAAGGGAAGTTGTAAGTAGACTGCGGCTGTCGAGTGATTTTCAGACGAgctaaatcaattttttgtaaaattaaagtATTAGTgtattaaaaatttgattctcTATCGACAccgcaaaattaaaaaaatgactcACGACTGTTGCAATTAAGCGACATGATCAATTCCCTTTTGGAATGGGTTTACAGCTGCATCTTGAACAGTCTGCTGTCCGAACAACACTGCTGCGTCGGCTGGCATTCACTTCGAGCTATCCTATCCATCCATCGATCCGGTTTTGAAAGCTCATGGCAGACACTATGCTAATTGTTTCGGCAGTTGGCGACAGGGAACAGAATAGAGGGGAAATCCCCAAGTCGATTGGCAAGGTTACTCTTGTCGATAGGCCATCGGTGGATGCGGGTGTTGTGCTTATCGAATTATATTAGCCTCAGTTGTTCTCCAAATTGATGCTACTCTTGAATCTCAACGCGAGATTGCGCAGTCGCGTTATGCCTATAATGTTAATTGTTGGGGTTTTTCGTTGTTTTAGAATTATTGATTCAGTTGCGTAACAGAAATCTCGGTGGACGTTCCACTTCTTGGGGGGTTCTAGCAGCCTGTAACCTGTTCCTACTCGTAGACAGCCTGATAAGAGTCCTGTCGCCTTCTTGTAAAAGGAAAGGTTGAAACGTTAATCAAAGTTCGACAAGATTTAAAGATAATCAACCAACAGGTTTTTGAAGAAGGACTCTGGGTACTTTTACTTAGAATGCACGACACGGTTTCTTTGTGTTGGATATTTCAGCTCAACTGGTTCTCATATCAGCAGAACAGACACCACAAAACGACATTGATCTGCTGGTATGTTTAGAGCGAATAATGATGAAAGCAAAGTCAATTGCGGTATTTACGCATATGCGCCTTAATCTTTTTGCGACGCACTATACAAGGTCAGACTACCCAATTATCAACTGGTATAATAATTGAATATCGTTTATCAATTGTGCTGGCGAGAGATTTTATAGCGAacagaagaaattaaaacatGACGTCGTTGTGTATTTGAAATCCGCAGATGAGCAGCTGCCGGAGGAAAGGTTTACAACTTGTGCAGGTTCGTTCAGATTAATAAGGAAGCGTGCGGGAAATGTCTTGACATCTCAATACCAGCAGTGATGCGAAACGAAAAATTATGGCGAATTAAAAACATGATCACGTTAaacttacatttaaaaaaagaaataataatcaatttcTCACTCGGACATATCTAGTCATCACATTGCTTGCGTCATATGTCAATCCTGAGTTATTCGGACCGGAAGACTCCGGAA encodes the following:
- the LOC124313412 gene encoding uncharacterized protein LOC124313412 isoform X1, translating into MSLNCNSPRLKITRQPQSTYNFPYESEVKNGRGFLYADPADEKRWIRVQLENWEGEEDEVSIRCSLVTDSPDRSPHFHRLGIRKTNRIQIQEYQDGVLSKRDDCITATFPGLSIVRTKIPNSGDKEIINMMWLRRDSVRIKFEAFVFDDGTSSRQHICNPVYSQPIGPSIIYSSVIS
- the LOC124313412 gene encoding uncharacterized protein LOC124313412 isoform X2 — translated: MSLNCNSPRLKITRQPQSTYNFPYESEVKNGRGFLYADPADEKRWIRVQLENWEGEEDEVSIRCSLVTDSPDRSPHFHRLGIRKTNRIQIQEYQDGVLSKRDDCITAT